From one Lycium ferocissimum isolate CSIRO_LF1 chromosome 5, AGI_CSIRO_Lferr_CH_V1, whole genome shotgun sequence genomic stretch:
- the LOC132058614 gene encoding RING-H2 finger protein ATL39-like: MDEAQWGFLAQVIAVFAFVLIVYLCHMCIRRISLSSNNVLPTSHQAPPLPPPPELEDNFKIMVFNEGSLRGKSSINGENDCAICLLEFLKGDSYVVLPACCHKFHADCVMIWLAINRDKTCPICRTHVNIHA; encoded by the coding sequence ATGGATGAGGCCCAATGGGGTTTCCTTGCTCAAGTAATTGCTGTATTTGCTTTTGTTCTCATTGTCTATCTTTGCCATATGTGCATTAGAAGAATAAGTCTTTCATCAAACAATGTGTTACCAACTTCTCACCAGGCGCCGCCACTACCACCACCGCCGGAATTAGAAGATAATTTCAAGATTATGGTTTTTAATGAAGGAAGTTTAAGGGGAAAATCAAGTATTAATGGGGAGAACGATTGTGCTATTTGTCTATTGGAGTTCTTGAAGGGCGATAGCTACGTTGTTCTGCCAGCTTGTTGCCATAAATTTCATGCAGATTGCGTTATGATTTGGTTAGCAATTAACAGAGACAAAACTTGTCCCATATGCAGGACTCAT
- the LOC132055383 gene encoding GDSL esterase/lipase APG-like yields MAIAQPSSPFLNAQLFILGRFCVLTYTWLTIKVLLRKLSQHSLWKMSIHSSRQQILALFLVALLCFATRLDAQDSTTLVPAIITFGDSAVDVGNNDYIHTLFKANYPPYGRDFVNNQPTGRFCNGKLATDITADTLGFTTYPAAYLSPQASGKNLLIGANFASAAAGFDDKTAILNHAIALSTQMQYYKEYQSKLATVAGSQKAASIIKDALYIISAGNSDFLQNYYINPYINKVYTPDQYGSYLVGIFNSFVKDLYGQGARRIGVTSLPPLGCLPAARTLFGFHQSGCVSNINTDAQNFNKKMNSAATQLGKQLPGLKIAIFDIYQPLYDLIKSPSDHGFSEANRGCCGTGTVETTSLLCNPKSPGTCSNATQYVFWDSVHPSQAANQVLADSLIIQGINLIS; encoded by the exons ATGGCTATAGCTCAACCTTCATCTCCCTTCTTGAATGCACAATTATTCATCCTTGGTCGGTTCTGTGTTCTGACTTACACTTGGCTCACTATAAAAGTTTTGTTAAGAAAACTCTCTCAACACAGTCTTTGGAAAATGAGTATCCACAGTAGTAGACAGCAAATTTTGGCATTGTTCTTGGTGGCTTTATTGTGCTTTGCCACCCGTCTTGATGCCCAAGATTCTACAACACTTGTTCCGGCAATTATTACATTTGGCGATTCAGCTGTGGATGTAGGAAATAATGACTACATACACACTCTCTTTAAGGCCAATTATCCACCTTATGGAAGGGATTTTGTTAATAATCAACCTACTGGAAGATTCTGCAACGGAAAATTAGCCACTGATATCACTG CTGATACACTTGGCTTCACTACTTACCCGGCTGCATATTTGAGCCCACAAGCATCGGGCAAGAATCTCCTTATTGGTGCTAATTTCGCTTCTGCTGCTGCTGGCTTTGATGATAAAACAGCCATCCTCAAC CATGCAATTGCATTGTCAACACAGATGCAATATTACAAGGAGTACCAATCCAAGCTAGCGACAGTTGCAGGGAGCCAAAAAGCGGCATCCATCATAAAGGATGCACTCTACATAATAAGTGCTGGAAACAGTGATTTCTTACAGAATTACTACATCAATCCTTATATTAACAAAGTCTATACTCCTGATCAATATGGTTCTTATCTTGTCGGCATATTCAATAGCTTTGTCAAG GATTTGTATGGGCAAGGAGCAAGGAGAATTGGGGTGACTTCATTGCCACCACTGGGCTGTCTGCCAGCTGCTAGAACATTGTTTGGATTTCATCAGAGTGGATGTGTCTCAAACATCAATACAGATGCCCAAAATTTCAACAAGAAGATGAATTCAGCTGCAACCCAATTGGGAAAGCAACTCCCAGGCCTTAAGATTGCTATCTTTGACATTTACCAGCCCCTTTATGACCTCATCAAATCTCCATCCGACCACG GATTCTCGGAAGCAAACAGAGGGTGCTGCGGGACAGGAACAGTGGAAACAACATCGTTATTGTGCAACCCAAAATCACCAGGGACTTGCAGCAATGCAACACAGTATGTGTTTTGGGATAGTGTACATCCATCTCAAGCTGCTAATCAAGTCCTAGCTGATTCACTGATTATCCAAGGCATCAACCTAATTTCATAA